From the genome of Arvicola amphibius chromosome 9, mArvAmp1.2, whole genome shotgun sequence, one region includes:
- the LOC119823286 gene encoding peptidyl-prolyl cis-trans isomerase A-like: MVNPTVFFDIVADGEPLGRVSFELFADKVSKTAENFRALSTGEKGFGYKGSSFHMIIPGFMCQGGDFTRHNDTGGRSIYGEKFEDENFILKHTGPGILSMANAGPNTNGSQVFICTTKTEWLDGKHVVFGKVKEGMNIVEAMERFGSRNGKTSKKITISDCGQL; encoded by the coding sequence ATGGTCAACCCCACCGTGTTCTTCGACATCGTGGCCGATGGCGAGCCCTTGGGCCGCGTCTCCTTCGAGCTGTTTGCAGACAAAGTTTCAAAGACAGCAGAAAACTTTCGTGCTCTGAGCACTGGAGAGAAAGGATTTGGATATAAGGGTTCTTCCTTTCACATGATTATTCCAGGATTCATGTGCCAGGGTGGTGACTTCACACGCCATAATGACACTGGCGGCAGATCCATCTACGGAGAAAAATTTGAGGATGAGAACTTCATCCTGAAGCATACAGGTCCTGGCATCTTGTCCATGGCAAATGCTGGACCAAACACAAACGGTTCCCAGGTTTTTATCTGCACCACCAAGACTGAGTGGCTGGATGGCAAACATGTGGTCTTTGGGAAGGTGAAAGAAGGCATGAACATTGTGGAGGCCATGGAGCGTTTTGGGTCCAGGAATGGAAAGACCAGCAAGAAGATCACCATTTCCGACTGTGGACAACTCTAA